GGCCCCGCCGCGGCGCATGACCATGCCTTTGGCCCCCGACATGGCGCAGCCAGACCCGGGGCTCCAGCGTCCAGGCGACGTCAATACGGTGATCGTCAAGGCGCTGAAGGCGGCGGGCCTGTTGCGCTGAACCTTAGCCGAGGCTCAGGATCGCCTCTCTGATGCGCCGATAGGTGCCGCAGCGGCAAATATTGGTGATCGAATTGTCGAGATCTTCCGCCGTCGGCTTGGCGGTCTTGGCGAGCAGTGCGGCGGTGGCCATCAGGAAGCCCGGCTGGCAATAGCCGCATTGCGGCACCTGGTGGCTGATCCAGGCCTCCTGCAATGTCGCGAAGCGGGTTTGCGCCAGCCCCTCGATGGTGGTCACGTCGGCCGCGCCAAGGGCGTCGATCGGCATGCTGCAGGAGCGCACGGCATCACCGGCGACGTGCACGGTGCAGGCCCCGCATTGCGCCGCGCCGCAGCCGAATTTGGTGCCGGTCAGGCCGAGATGGTCGCGCAGCACCCAGAGCAGAGGGGTCGACGGATCGACATCGACAGTCACCGGCTGGCCGTTCAGCTTGAATGAGAAGTGGGTCATGGGGTTCCTCAGCCGCAGGTCATGTCAACCCGACGCCTTGCCGTGGACGCTGAACACGCCCTGGCGGGACAATGGCAGGGTGCGGTGGCGCTTGGCGGTCGCGGCGAACAGGGCGTTGCACAGCGCCGCGGGAATGCCGACGGGGCCGACCTCGCCGAGACCGCCGAGCGTCGCGCGGTTTTCCAGGAAGTCGGTGACGAGCTCCGGCACGTCGGGCAGGGTGGCAACCCGGTAGCCGTCGAAATTGGTCTCGCGCGTCGTGCCACCCTCGAAGGTGATCTCGGAATAGAGCGCGCTCGACAGGCCCCAGACCACGCCACCCTCGATCATCGAGATGGCATTGACCCGGTCGAGCACCCGGCCGGGGTCGACCACCGAGACGATCCGATGGATCTTGAAGGCATCGCCTTCCAGCGACAGCTCGACCACCTGGGCGAGATAGGCGCGGAAACAATCGGCGAAAGCCATGCCGAGATAGCGGCCGGCGGGCGGGGCGCTCCAACCGCTGAGCTCGGCCGCCCGATCGAGCACGGCGAGCGCCGCCGGGTTGCCGGCCAGCAGCCGCCGGCGATAACGATAGCCATCCTGGCCGGCGGCAAGCGCCAGTTCGTCGACGAAGGATTCGAGCGCGAAATTGTTCGGTCCGTGACCGGTGGTGCGCAGCACCATGGTGGGGATCGGCAGCTCCAGCATCTTGTAGTCGACGCGCCGGTGCGCGACCGCATAGGGATGCTCCACCAGTCCTTCGACGCAGAGCGTGTCGATCATGCCGGGCTTGATCGGCACCGGCGAGACCGGCGCCAGGATGGTCGGGGCGACCAGCCGGTGATGAAAGGCCCTGGGCAGGCCTTGCGTATCGAGCACGGCGGCAAGCCTCTGCTCGAAGGCGGGGCGGAACCAGTCCTGCCGAATATCCTCCTCGCGCGACCAGATGAGCTTGACCGGCCGCCCCACCGCTTTCGAGCAAAGGGCGGCCTGGACCGCGAAATCGGCGATCAGCCGGCGGCCGAAACCGCCGCCGAGATAGGTCCTGACGACCGTTACCTTTTCGGGCGCCACCGCAAGCACGCCGGCCAGCACGACCTGGGTCATCTGGGTGCCCTGGGTGGGTGCCCAGACCGTGACGCCGTCAGGCGTCACCGACACCGTGGCGTTCATCGGCTCCATCGGCGCATGGGCCTGCCAGGGCGAATGATAGGTCGCCTCGATCGGCTTTGCCCCCGCCATCGCGGTTTCAGCCTCGCCGTGGCGCTCGGCGACCACCCAGTCGGCCGGCGCGGCCATGGCGGCGTCATAACGCGCCTGCAGGCTCCGGTCGTCGAACTCGCCGCCGGGGCCCGGCCGCCAGGTGGGTTTCAGCATCTCCAGCGCCATGCGCGCCTGCCAATAGTGCTCGGCCACCACGGCGACCGCGCCACCGAGCGGCACGGTGGCGATGAAGCCAGCGACCCTTCGGGCCTCGGCGTCGTCGAAGCCTTCAAGTTTGCCGCCGATGATCGGCGCGCTCATCACGGCGGCATGGACCATGCCCGGCACCTTGACGTCCGTGCCGAACACCGCCTCGCCCGTCACCTTGGTCGGAATGTCGCGGCGCGGCAGCGAGCGGCCGCCGCCGACCAGACGCCATTGGCTCTCGGGTTTCAGCCTCGGCTCGGCGGGGACCGGCTGCAGGGCGGCGGCTTCGGCGATCTCGCCGAACCCGATCGCCCGGCCGGAGCGGCCATGGCGGACGAGGCCGGCCTCGACGGTCAATTCGGCCGCCGACACCCGCAGGCGCTCAGCGGCAGCCGCCACCAGCATCTCGCGGGCGGCCGCCGCCATCCGGCGGATCAGCCCGTGATAGGTCCGGACCGACTCCGAATTGCCGGTGAACTGCCAGTCATAGAGCGGATGCCGATAGGCCGCGCCAGCGGCCGAGAAGACGACGTCGCAGGCGGCCCAGTCGGCGCCGAGCTCGTCGGCGAGGATCGCTCCGAAGGTCGTGACGATGCCCTGGCCCATCTCGGAATGCGCACATTGCAGCCTGACCCGGCCGTCACGCCCGATGGCGATCCAGGCATTGATGGCGACGGCAGCGCCGCCGGCCACCTGGGCGGCAACCGCGCCGGTGCCGAGGCGCCCGGCAACCAGCACGGTCAGGCCCGCCAGGCCGGCGCCGATCAGCCCGCGCCGCGTCGTGGGCAGGTCGCCCGGTTCAATCAGTTGCTGGTTCATCTCGGCTCCATGGGCTCAGCTCGATTCACTTGGGCGCCGATGGAAGGTTGGGCGCTGATCACAGGTCAGTTCGGACAGGGCGCGCCGGCGGCGGCCCAGGCCCTGAGCGCCGCCTCGAATGCGGCGCGCCCGAGCGGCGGCGGCTGGCGCTTGCCGCCCGGCGTCCAGGCCCACAGCACCAGCTTGTCCTCGGTCATATGGCGGACCAGATCATCCACCGACCGGCCGCCATTGCTGGCCGGGTCGAGAATCGTCCGGCATAGCGTTCCGGCGCCGAGGCCGGTCCAGCCCATGCTGCGTGGGGCGACATGCCAGTGCGGCGCGCCGGGCGCGCCCGACGCCAGGTTGTTGCGCTCGCCGTGACAGGCCGCGCAGGTCATGGCGGCATGGCCGTGGTCGTCAGGGCCGCGCTGGACATTCATGCCATGGGGCCGGCCCTGGTCGCCCTGGGCTGGCCGCTCGCCGCGCGGATGGCAGTTGAGGCAACGCGGGCTCTGCAGCACCGCGGCGAGCGAATCGAAAGGATGGCCGATGGCGGACGGCGAGGGTTGCGCCAGGACCGTCGTGCTGGCCGCGGCGGCGACCGCCACGATGGCCGCAAATCGCCGAAGCTGTTGCCCCCGATACCGGCTGATCGCCATTGCCTGCGCCTCCCGACGGGGCCACTTCCCGTTCGACGAAGCGCAAGCTAGGTGTTTGATCCCGGGCTTTGATGGTGCAATCTCGATGCAGGAATCGAGGGACGCGCTATGGGCCAGGTTCTCCACGGGAGCGCCACGACGACTGAGGCGGTCCGTCGAGCGATACAACATAGTCAAGAGAGCCTGAGGGCTCTGTCTAAGCGCTACGGGATTAACCAGAAGACGGTCGCGAAGTGGAAGAAGCGGACCTCGGTGACCGATGTGCCGACCGGGCCGAAGAACCCGACTTCGACAGTGCTGACGATTGAGGAAGAGGCCGTGATCGTCGCCTTCCGGAAGCATACTTTGCTGCCGCTCGACGACTGCCTCTATGCGCTACAGCCGACGATCCCGACGCTGACGCGGTCATCCCTGCACCGCTGCCTGCAGCGTCACGGGATCAGCCGCCTGCCCGAGGTCGAAGGCGAGAAGCCGGCGAAGACGAAGTTCAAATCCTATCCGATCGGCTTCTTCCACATCGATATCGCCGAGGTGCAGACCGCTGAGGGCAAGCTGTACCTCTATGTCGCCATCGATCGCACGAGCAAATTCGCCGTCGTACAGATCGTCAGGAAGACGGGGCGGACCTCCGCGTCAGCCTTCCTCTCGGCCTTGATCGAGGCCGTCCCCTACAAGATCCATACCGTTCTCACCGACAACGGCATCCAGTTCACCTTCCCGCCACGGTATGCCGATGGTCCGACGGCGCGCTACGTGACGCACATGTTCGGCATGCGCTGCCAGGAGAACGGCATCGAGCACCGCCTCACCAAGGTGAAGCACCCTTGGACTAACGGCCAGGTCGAGCGCATGAACCGCACCATCAAAGAAGCCACCGTCAAGCGTTACCACTACGACAGCCACCGGCAGTTCGAAGCGCATCTCGCCGACTTCGTCAGCGCCTACAATTTCGGGCGGAGGCTGAAGACCCTCAAGGGCCTCACACCCTACGAATTCATCTGCAAACTCTGGACAACAGAGCCTCAACGATTCAG
This portion of the Phreatobacter stygius genome encodes:
- a CDS encoding (2Fe-2S)-binding protein, coding for MTHFSFKLNGQPVTVDVDPSTPLLWVLRDHLGLTGTKFGCGAAQCGACTVHVAGDAVRSCSMPIDALGAADVTTIEGLAQTRFATLQEAWISHQVPQCGYCQPGFLMATAALLAKTAKPTAEDLDNSITNICRCGTYRRIREAILSLG
- a CDS encoding xanthine dehydrogenase family protein molybdopterin-binding subunit encodes the protein MNQQLIEPGDLPTTRRGLIGAGLAGLTVLVAGRLGTGAVAAQVAGGAAVAINAWIAIGRDGRVRLQCAHSEMGQGIVTTFGAILADELGADWAACDVVFSAAGAAYRHPLYDWQFTGNSESVRTYHGLIRRMAAAAREMLVAAAAERLRVSAAELTVEAGLVRHGRSGRAIGFGEIAEAAALQPVPAEPRLKPESQWRLVGGGRSLPRRDIPTKVTGEAVFGTDVKVPGMVHAAVMSAPIIGGKLEGFDDAEARRVAGFIATVPLGGAVAVVAEHYWQARMALEMLKPTWRPGPGGEFDDRSLQARYDAAMAAPADWVVAERHGEAETAMAGAKPIEATYHSPWQAHAPMEPMNATVSVTPDGVTVWAPTQGTQMTQVVLAGVLAVAPEKVTVVRTYLGGGFGRRLIADFAVQAALCSKAVGRPVKLIWSREEDIRQDWFRPAFEQRLAAVLDTQGLPRAFHHRLVAPTILAPVSPVPIKPGMIDTLCVEGLVEHPYAVAHRRVDYKMLELPIPTMVLRTTGHGPNNFALESFVDELALAAGQDGYRYRRRLLAGNPAALAVLDRAAELSGWSAPPAGRYLGMAFADCFRAYLAQVVELSLEGDAFKIHRIVSVVDPGRVLDRVNAISMIEGGVVWGLSSALYSEITFEGGTTRETNFDGYRVATLPDVPELVTDFLENRATLGGLGEVGPVGIPAALCNALFAATAKRHRTLPLSRQGVFSVHGKASG
- a CDS encoding IS481 family transposase → MGQVLHGSATTTEAVRRAIQHSQESLRALSKRYGINQKTVAKWKKRTSVTDVPTGPKNPTSTVLTIEEEAVIVAFRKHTLLPLDDCLYALQPTIPTLTRSSLHRCLQRHGISRLPEVEGEKPAKTKFKSYPIGFFHIDIAEVQTAEGKLYLYVAIDRTSKFAVVQIVRKTGRTSASAFLSALIEAVPYKIHTVLTDNGIQFTFPPRYADGPTARYVTHMFGMRCQENGIEHRLTKVKHPWTNGQVERMNRTIKEATVKRYHYDSHRQFEAHLADFVSAYNFGRRLKTLKGLTPYEFICKLWTTEPQRFRLDPLHQMPGLNS